Proteins found in one Actinokineospora alba genomic segment:
- a CDS encoding P-loop NTPase family protein: protein MFASLDPARVDRLKAAYSVRNLDRDAPLTLVHQGDDQPKHGDLVLAEVTKLGYHTLLELTDGRKAKLYVGDEILVAYGARYAPDHFEAELPDDLGACDLVAAGGVLGKVRSRNAAVSAPTTVRPLGLVGDQSGRVLNVSDLSLGAPPLLALRKPPTFIVVGTSMNSGKTTTVASLVHGLSRSGLRVGAAKVTGTAAGGDPWLFRDSGAIAALDFTDAGMSTTFRIPLERLVSSSLLLHGHLMARGVDAIVLEIADGLLQPETAQLLDRPEIRRITDGVLFAAADSSGALYGVQRLRAANHPVLAVSGLLTASPLAVREAQAGLDVPVYGPDDLQSPALATELLRRAAAEAVVEVEVGEVMA from the coding sequence ATGTTCGCATCCCTTGATCCCGCACGCGTCGATCGCCTCAAGGCGGCCTACTCGGTGCGAAATCTCGATCGCGACGCGCCGCTGACCCTCGTCCATCAAGGCGATGATCAGCCAAAACACGGTGATCTCGTACTCGCCGAGGTCACCAAGCTCGGCTACCACACGCTGCTGGAGCTGACCGACGGCCGCAAGGCCAAGCTCTACGTGGGCGATGAAATCCTCGTCGCCTACGGCGCGCGGTACGCCCCCGATCACTTCGAAGCCGAACTTCCCGACGACCTGGGCGCCTGCGACCTGGTCGCGGCGGGCGGGGTGCTGGGCAAGGTCCGCAGCCGCAACGCCGCGGTCAGCGCGCCGACGACCGTGCGCCCGCTGGGCCTGGTCGGCGACCAGTCCGGCCGCGTGCTCAACGTGTCCGACCTGAGCCTCGGCGCGCCGCCGCTGCTGGCCCTGCGCAAGCCGCCGACGTTCATCGTCGTCGGCACCTCGATGAACTCAGGCAAGACGACGACCGTCGCGTCCCTGGTCCACGGCCTGTCCCGCTCGGGTCTGCGGGTGGGCGCGGCGAAGGTCACCGGCACCGCGGCGGGCGGCGACCCGTGGCTGTTCCGCGACTCCGGCGCGATCGCGGCCCTCGACTTCACCGACGCCGGGATGTCGACCACGTTCCGCATCCCGCTGGAGCGGCTGGTGTCGAGTTCGCTGCTGCTCCACGGCCACCTCATGGCCCGCGGCGTCGACGCGATCGTGCTGGAGATCGCCGACGGGCTGCTGCAGCCGGAGACCGCGCAACTGCTCGACCGGCCGGAGATCCGCCGGATCACCGACGGCGTGCTGTTCGCCGCGGCCGACTCTTCCGGTGCCCTGTACGGGGTGCAGCGCCTGCGGGCGGCGAACCACCCGGTCCTGGCAGTGAGCGGTCTGCTGACCGCGTCGCCCCTGGCGGTGCGCGAGGCGCAGGCCGGTCTCGACGTCCCCGTCTACGGCCCCGACGACCTGCAGTCCCCCGCCCTCGCCACCGAACTCCTGCGGCGCGCGGCCGCGGAGGCCGTCGTGGAGGTCGAGGTCGGCGAAGTCATGGCATGA